The Budorcas taxicolor isolate Tak-1 chromosome 16, Takin1.1, whole genome shotgun sequence genome includes the window CCCACCAAGAGCACCAAGGTTCATTTCGCATGGGCAAGATGGCCTGTTTTCGGGGCTCTCTACTGATTTGGAGAGGGGCTTGAAAGCCAGTTTTTGAGGTAAATATCTCATTCGGGGCAAGCATCACATTGGTTCTCTGGCCTTGACAAGACTGCCAGGCTGGACACAGAAGTGTTGAGAGGTGCAAGCgaggcacccccccaccccgccatagCCCAGAGGCAGGTGAGGAGGACAGGATGAGAAGACTCCACCATCCATGGCTCCCTTCATGCCCAGGACAGTCTGGAAATTAGGAAAACAGGTCAACCGTTCGACAGGCAAAACTGGCTAAGCTGGTTGCCTTTCTCTCCCTCATTTTCAAGTTCCCCTTTATCCATGCATTTCACAAAGCCCCCTGGAAATATCGCTTGTCCTATTGAGAATGGCCAGAGCCAATGATGACTCTTGCACCATCATTCTTCCCCCCCTTAAAAGCCCCACACAACCCTCATCTTCAGCCCTGGCCCACAGGTCCTAGAAGTGGGGTGACCCTCTCACGCACGGAATTCAGTCCCAAGGATCTGGAGGTGAGGGTGTCACCGGGTCAGTTTTTTCCTTCGCTGTCCTCTCTTGCTTTGCAGAACCTGCCTCCCCCGAGGGGACAGCACCTCGGGGGTGGGTGACTCAATCTCTCTGCCCGGCTGGCTCCTTCCAGGCCCTGAGGCTCAGGTGTGCGAGGGCTCAGCTGGGCTGCCGCTGGACGGGGAAGCAGAGGCGGCCATGGCTTGGGTGGCCAGGTCCCGGTAAGCGGGGGACTTCAGGAAGCGCGGGTAGGAGTCCTTCTCCATCAGGGCTCGCACCTTCCGCTGTGCTGCGTCGAAGCATGCAGCCGTGGTGGCCTGCAGGTTCGTCCTGGTCAGCTCCCTGGTCTCGTGGTCTATATTCACCTGTGGGAAGGAGGACAAGCATGTGGGTGAGTGGGGGGCTCAGAGCCAGGGTGAGGGGACTGGCAGGCCTGGGAGGACTGGCGGGGGGCAGTGGAAGGAGCACTGGGTTCTGAACCAGGAACTGGGGCTCTGCTGAGTTGACCATCAGTGGGCTTTTCAGCTCTGGGCCTGTCCTCCCTGCTACTCTCCACTCTCTCAGAACAACCCAGGAGATGTTAAGAATGGGCACAGATCCACCCTCTTTTCACCTGTTTCTCTGTGACAACCCAGGTTCGAGTCATCACCACCTCTCTCCTAGGCTACTGCCAGCACCTGCTATCaggtctctctctcctcccctgaaCCCCAGGGTCTGTTCTCCACCTAGCAGCAAAGACAGCCTTACAAAGCACAAGCCAGTTTGCTAGCAGTTCTATTGTTTCCCATCACTCCGAGAAAAGGCCGACATGGGTGCTGAGCCCACAAGGCTACCGGGGCCAGCACCTGGCCGCCTGCCACCTGTGTGACATCACCTCCCACTCTCTCACTTCCCGCTCCACACGGGCCCACTTGCTGGCCTGTGAGCACAAAGGCACTCTCTGatctttgtattttctgtttcctgtgtCACATCCTCCGACCCTGTACCCTGGTCCTCCCTCTCATAGCCTGCTTTCTTTTTATCAGAGCACAGAGCACCCTCTGGCAATAATTATTTAATTGGTTACTGTCATCTTCTCTCACTGGGGTAGAGGCTTTGTGTTCACTGCCATATCCTTGAGGACTATAAATGTGCCTTGCATGTAACTGGTGCCTAACATATCTTTATGGGAGAAATAAAAATgctcagaaaataaatacaaaattagatACAAAGGTAAGCCATTACTTCCTTCTCTCCAAGAGGTGGCGTCATATTCCTTATCAAACACGGTGGAGGCCAGagggaacgttgaaagggtcacCAACCACAGACCTGAGTGACTGAGTCAGGTTATCCTACGATGACCTGTCTCCGCACTTGTGTTAAGTATTCTGAGTCTCTAAAAAGGGCTTAGTTTACAAAGGTAGGTGTGGACAGAAGCCAAAACTCCTGCCAACCCCTCCAGTCCCAGTGATATCTGAGGGTCACGGTACCCAGGGGTGGCCTGGAGCCTGGCTTTTTTGATCTCCAGCCTCCTGTGTCAGATAAGGCCACTCTGCTTCTAAACCTGGCCCTTCCCTTACTGGCCCCTGATCATCCCCAGTTCTCAGTGGGGAGGGAGCAGGCAGGGTCTGCAGGACCCCTGCAACGTGTCATGGCTCTGACCTCTTTGGGGGCTTCACCGCAGATGAACTCCTCAAAGATCCGGTGAGCCCGGGATGCCAGCTTGGTAGCGGACCGGAGCTTCTTGAACTCCTCACAGGCCAGCCAGAACTCCAGGTTCTCCTCGCTGAACTCTGTCTTCAGGAAGGCGTGGAAGGCGGCCACTCCATCTGGGGttgcagggagagaggaagagacaggtCAGACAGCGGAGACAGCCAGCCgggaataaaataagaaaagacagCAATTGTAGTTAAGGGCTCTATTTTGGGGATGTAATTTTCTCAAACAAGGACCTGCCTTTGTATTCTGGATAGAGGCTGACACAGTAGggaattattattactattactattattttgcCCACGTTCTCAGCATCCTCAGGCTGGCTCTGCAGCACATGGGTACCCATGTGCCACCCGTGTGCCATCCACAGACAGACACAACAGACACAACTCACTTTTACTGCTCAGCAGCAAGTCAAATGACTCTTTCCATCCCAGCACGTCTTCTGAGAAGTTTTTGctaaaaaaaggaggggggggggggcaagattttaatttaaaaaacaacaacaacaaactaataCATAGCACAAATCCTAGCCAGAACTCTGAAGTTGTATAATCCACATGGAGGCTTGCTCAGTAAAACTACCAGAGCTGACTCCTCAAACTCCCCAACTTTTTGCTGAGGTTTAGGGAAAAGGTTGTGTTTTCTAGAGGACAATCTAGTAACCAGAAACCAGAGCAGGGACCTTCCAGCCCTCAGTAAATATCTAAGACTGTGTTTTTGCTGTCCAAAATTCCTCCGATTCCCCTCTCAGTTTGTTCTGTACACTTTCTCAAGGAAATGAGGGTCTCCTGAATAGAGATTATGCCTACCCACAACCCCAGAGTCCAGCACATCACCTGCCACAGTTGATGGTCAATATAACAGGGCTTCCCGGTAAGCTGCATGCAAGTAGCAGCAGAGTCCAGTGGCCTTGGGCCCTGCCATTGCCCTCGTCACACATGCAATGGCATCTCCAGATGGGAGAATCTAGTAACTAGATGTTCCAACCCTGGGTATCTTCATTTGTTGGTGGACTTAGAAGGCTGGAGCCATCCACCCAGTCACCCATGAGCCAGACAGCCATAGCAGACCAGCAAGAAGTTCCATTACAATCTCTAGGAAGAGGTCACCAAGGTCCACGATGGTATGTCCTAATTTCTCCTAGTGTTTTCCTTCTCAGGGCTCCCTTCCTAAATCTGGCTCCTTCCCTCTAGGGGCTCCAGGCTGGTTGGCGGGACTTACCCCTCTTTGCTGTGTTTACTGCCCCACTCGAACTTGCCAACACTCCCAGTATCAGAGCCCAGTTCTGACTTATGAAGAAAGATCCCCAGCCGTGTCTTGAATTCTTTGGCTCTGGAAGGCAAAGCATGAGCTCGTGAGGATTCTCCCCTTGCTCAGCCAGGGCAGAGAGATCCATGAAGTCCCAGAAGAGTACAGGTTTGTGCCACCCAAATTCCAAGCCTGAGGGTTTCTGGGAACCCACAGCTGTTCCCAGGGCTTACGCTTCACCTCTCTCATCAGTATCATGAGCCCAGAAACAATGAATGCAATATCTGAGCCGTGACTGGACTGTCTTTCAGTTTGGGGGTTTGCAGTATAGCAAACATAGGCTTTTTCCCCACTTAAGTCACACTTTTTGTGCCTGTTGATTTAGCAGAAGGCAATTCAGTACTCTCTAGGCTTGTCACAAATATTTTTGGAGCTGTGTGGAAGCTGATTTCTGCCTTCATCTTTACTTTTTCCTTCCCAGCCACCGGCTCCAGCAAAGATTGGAGTGGGTGTGTAGCACCCTGGGAAGTGGGGACATCCCTCACTGAGGGCCTGAAAAACAGTTCCCTGTATTTCCAGGATCAGAGGAGGCCATGCCCTTAGATCTATAACTTAGAATGAAAACCAAGTGCTTAAGAAACTGGGGAAGACTCAGTTTTGCCTGGCGATGCCACCGCAGTCTTCCTGCAGTAGGTCACCTGAGTAGAACCACCACTTGTCAGAGGAATGATGGGGAATGGCAGTAAACAGTGGTCCCCCTGCTTCCCTTCGCTTTGCCTTCTCGGTTCCCGTCACCCATCCTTCCCTTAGAATCTAAGAGAGGCATCTGAGAACGTGGAACCAAGTTGACCTATGCCTCTGAAGTCACTTTCACCCTGTTCTCCAGACCTCACAGGTCTGCAAGCCCTCCGCTTCACTCCCTAAGGTTGGTGGGACTTGTTCTTCTTCCCCTAGGCATCTGGACAAGCTGCTCTTACCTCTCCaggcaggaggtggggaaggCGGCCAGGGTTCGACACATGGCTACGGATGCAGGGCAGCACGTCTTGGGGACGATGGTAGCGGGCTCCAGCGGGCACCGCAGAACGCGAAGACAGAAGAACGGCGGCCAGCGCCTGTCTGGGTTTACTATACGGGATTCGCGGAGCCAGCGGCTTTTATTCCCTTGTAGGGGGCGGAGAGGCTGCGCGCCGCCAACCAATCGGAGAGCGGTACTCAGCGCGGGCGAAGGCGGAGGCGGGGCCTGGAGCTCGACCGGGCGGGGCGCCGGGCCCAGGATGCGCCCTCGCAGGGTGCAACCTTCGCCCCGCGGGGGTGCTCAcggggctgccccctcctccgAGCGGCCGCCGGCGTGGGGAGGGAGAAGCGGCAGAGAAGTCACACGGAGATAAGACGCGCGCACCCAGtttagtggggggggggggggggggggggaggggaaccGCCGGCCGCTAGTAAAAGCAGGAAACCAACTCAGCGATGCCAGGAGAATTTGCGTAGGGGTGGTGATAGGGGAGGTACACCTGGTGTCGATCGCAGCTCAAGCCTGAGCCTGTTCGGCCCTAACGACCCGAGCACACGGTGCAAGCCCGACAGCACAGCCCCATGGTTATACTGATAACTTCCACTTACTGTGTTCTTACCCAGATGGTCTTGGGTCAACCAAGTGAGCCCTTCGTCATCAtcacctcattttatagatgaagaaacttgaGTCAGAACGTTAAaaagacttgcccaagatcagagTTAGAAACAGCAGACAAAAagtgcgggtgggggtggggggcgggggcggggcggtgggTGCTGgctttattgagcatctactatgtgcttgTTACTAAGACTCAGGTTGaataatttgctcaaagtcacacaatgAGTATTCTGCCGGAATTCAAATATGAACTTACCATACTTTTTCTGCTGGTCCTCTTCAAATCCCAACACTTCAGTAACTAATGAGTGATCCTGCCTTTAAGCAGTTGTTAGCTAGTTCAGCATCTTCATCTCTGAGATACAGGTAATAAAtaccctgcctctctccccagtTTCCCCGTTTCCTGATACTTCCCTTTGGGATTGCTACTAAGAGGCTGCACgtgagggcttccccggtggctcagggttaaagcatccacctgcaatgcaatgCAAAACAGGCTGCACCTGAGTGTAAGATCTAGattttttcagtttcaaatcTGGGCTCCTCCATTTACTGATGGGAGACCTTAGGCAAGCTTCTTAACCATTCCATGCCTCTGTCTCTAGAATAAATCATTCCTTGTCTCTAGAATAAATCATGCACTTATTTCATAAAgttgttgtgaggactaaatACATTTAATTCTTAGTTTGAATTCCCTAGGAAACAGGAAACTCGGTTCCTCTGAGGCAGAGACTCACTGGGGAGAGTTCTGGGAACTAAGAGGGTGGGAGGGAAACAGGGCCAGACAGAGGGAGGAAGCAAATGCCGAAATGGGTCCCAGGGGGTGCTCTGGAGTGGGATGGCCCTTCTGAGCAGTCCCCCACTGAAGCAAGGGGGCGGGCCTTTGCACCCCATGTCACCGGTTCATTGGACTACCTCATTTTAAACCAGGCAATTCCCTCTGTCAAGGCAGCAACTGAGAGAGACTACTGTGAGCCTGCAGCAGCCAGCACCCTGGGGAATGGGGATCTGGTCCCAGAAGGAAATCTGGGAGACGCAGCACCTGTGACCACACCCAGAAGGTGCTTGGGACAGCGTTCAACTCGTAGTCAGCACTCAGTCAGCCTTCACTCTCAGATTTACTTAGTAGGGATACAAGGGTTGCTAGACAAAAAGGAGAAGGCTCAATAGCACGTTTTTTGTGACTCTGGGAGTTTAGGTGTTAATTTCACAAAGGGCATTTGAGAGTTGCTATTTCTCAATGAGGCCTGGAAGTAAAGGGTCGGAAAAGAGAGGACACAGGAGAAGAGATCTCCCCTGACAGAACACATGAGAAGGCCCAGAAAAGCTGGTCAGGGAGGGAAAGACGAAAAACCAcagaggggaagaggggaggaaggcTGTGAAACAaggcatgaccacaggaaatgaTGCCCAAATCAGAACCACGTGGGGGATCTTTGAGCAGTTTCCTTTTTGAAGGCAGCACCTGCGGGAGCTGACCCAGGAAGtcaaaactgattcactttgaagCCAGAGCTgagccctccccagccccccagcccatTAGAGGCTTGGTTCAGGGAGCGCAGGCTTAGAGGCAGCAGTGCCATCTTAGGTGCCGGATCCGCCTGCACCCGGTCTTGCCCGCCTTGGCTCTTGTTCTGCCTCTCTCACGAGTCCGGGGCCAGACTGGTGTGGGGCAGGGCGATGGGCAAGGCGTGGGAGGAGGCCACGGAAGGAGGCCTTTGTGAATGTCTGCTGCTCAGCACAGTCCTTGGTCCACACGATGATGCATTAACTGGGATGATGGCTATTTTTTCACCTGGTGCCGCCCCTGCCCCAGTGCACACTTTTATCACACAGCTGCCGAATGGGGATGTGGGTGGTGTCTGGGATAGCTTTTCTCCAAGCAATAAAGGTGAGTTTATGGGTGGATTGAACCCTCGGTCTTATCCTCAGTAGTGCCACGTTGGAATCAGCCTGGATATGGCCACATGACAACAAGAATAGTGGTTAGGCAGAAAACCTCTTCAAACCTTCCTGTTCTTTCTGTATCCCCATGAATAGGCCAAAGGAGCTTTTAAGTGTCCATTCTGCAGACAACAAATGGCAGTGGTTAAGACAGTTAGTTAAGGGCACTGGAGCTGAAAACAGCTGAACCCTGGGCCCAGTGTCCAGATTCCTGAGCTAGTACTTTTTCATTcagcaaagaaagtgaaagagacaaAGGGATTGATGCATGGTGTGCAGAAGGGCGAATCCAGGAGCACAAAGCTCCCTGCTCAAGATGAAGAGCCCTCTCCGAGCTCGACCTGCCTCCAGTTGCCATGGTTACCCCTTCAGTTTTCCAGGCAGAAAGTTTTTGAAGTTCACGGTTTATCCCAAATTCTCTTCCCAGCAGGTAGGTCAGTTCATGTCTGCAATTTCAGTAATGACTAAACAGTTGCTGTCAATCCAGCAAGTTGAGCTCGCCTGTGAATTGCACTGGCTTTGACAGAACCTGACCTCATTTTTGCCCTGTGAGCCCAGAGCAGATGCACTCTCTTTAATGGAGACTGCGCAGACACAGCTCTGCACCTGGGTCATCTGGGGTCAGCATTCAACATCCAC containing:
- the RGS16 gene encoding regulator of G-protein signaling 16, whose product is MCRTLAAFPTSCLERAKEFKTRLGIFLHKSELGSDTGSVGKFEWGSKHSKEGKNFSEDVLGWKESFDLLLSSKNGVAAFHAFLKTEFSEENLEFWLACEEFKKLRSATKLASRAHRIFEEFICGEAPKEVNIDHETRELTRTNLQATTAACFDAAQRKVRALMEKDSYPRFLKSPAYRDLATQAMAASASPSSGSPAEPSHT